One Acutalibacter muris DNA window includes the following coding sequences:
- a CDS encoding ABC transporter permease: protein MNVLRRAILYDIRKPSKSLTLFLLFLLITLFCTMSFAVLDAVQNAAGSLRETAGASFTLRGKPLEIDADDNGYSMEFAKISLQDVQQIASNPEIKACNAQGTTLATADGFIYPSGMPSGPVSGNTESAWNQGFTSSILTLAEGRHINRKDEDAALISRELAEENGLYLGDELSFAEPSTNVKIIGIYESDPSMEFDTDTIFTDLEWAGGSIERVDFFVTDPAELETVMARIESDNYTLQANTTEYDAISTQLATIGRLTTVLIIAAIAVSATVLLLILAMRVRGRTHEVGILIAIGIGKSQILAQLIMETMLLLAVAMLVSCPVSYAATAQFQVYLREMIGAVTVAIPAGNILLQYAVEMAVVVVAILVTGYPIMRLQPKEILSKMS, encoded by the coding sequence TTGAACGTACTCAGACGAGCCATTTTGTACGACATACGCAAGCCCAGTAAAAGCCTGACCCTGTTCCTGCTTTTTCTGCTGATAACGCTATTCTGCACCATGAGTTTTGCCGTGCTGGACGCAGTGCAGAACGCCGCCGGCAGCTTGCGGGAAACCGCGGGCGCATCCTTTACCTTGCGGGGAAAGCCATTAGAGATTGACGCGGACGACAACGGCTATTCCATGGAGTTTGCAAAAATCTCCCTACAGGATGTTCAGCAGATTGCAAGTAATCCCGAAATCAAGGCTTGCAATGCCCAGGGCACTACTTTGGCAACGGCGGATGGGTTTATTTATCCATCGGGTATGCCCTCCGGCCCGGTTTCCGGGAACACAGAATCCGCATGGAATCAAGGTTTTACCAGCAGCATTCTGACGCTGGCAGAGGGGCGGCACATCAATCGAAAAGATGAAGATGCAGCCCTCATTAGCCGGGAACTTGCAGAAGAAAATGGCTTGTACTTGGGTGATGAACTGTCATTTGCTGAGCCGTCAACAAACGTAAAAATCATCGGCATCTATGAGAGCGACCCCAGCATGGAATTTGATACTGACACGATTTTTACAGACCTCGAATGGGCTGGTGGCAGCATAGAGCGAGTAGATTTTTTCGTCACTGACCCCGCCGAACTGGAAACCGTCATGGCCCGAATTGAGAGTGATAACTACACTCTGCAAGCGAACACAACAGAGTATGACGCTATCTCCACACAGCTTGCCACCATAGGGCGGCTTACCACAGTACTGATAATTGCCGCCATCGCGGTCAGCGCCACGGTACTGCTACTGATACTAGCTATGCGTGTCCGTGGCCGCACCCATGAGGTGGGAATCTTGATAGCCATTGGAATCGGCAAAAGCCAGATTCTCGCACAATTGATCATGGAAACCATGTTGCTTTTAGCAGTGGCTATGCTGGTGTCCTGCCCGGTCAGTTACGCCGCAACAGCACAGTTTCAAGTATACTTGCGGGAGATGATAGGAGCAGTCACCGTAGCAATTCCGGCGGGAAATATCCTGCTGCAATATGCAGTCGAAATGGCAGTTGTAGTGGTGGCAATACTGGTAACTGGCTATCCTATCATGCGGCTGCAACCCAAAGAAATCTTATCAAAAATGAGTTAG
- a CDS encoding multidrug transporter, protein MEDGRFTKQDWKLFKEKLSGWQEAYMDKLNREYMEILNGEGNPSDKFWHLEKRIKTDKRSPGVQLQLTRTDMVWNIIALINNEVISLEDLNGFSDTLKETVDRILA, encoded by the coding sequence GTGGAGGATGGGAGATTCACAAAACAGGACTGGAAACTTTTCAAGGAAAAATTATCCGGTTGGCAGGAAGCCTACATGGACAAGCTCAACCGAGAGTACATGGAGATTTTGAACGGAGAAGGTAATCCGTCCGATAAATTTTGGCACTTGGAAAAGCGCATAAAAACGGATAAACGGAGCCCGGGTGTCCAACTACAGTTGACCCGGACTGATATGGTTTGGAATATTATTGCGCTGATAAACAATGAGGTTATTTCCTTGGAAGATTTGAATGGGTTTAGTGATACGCTCAAGGAAACTGTTGACCGCATTTTAGCTTGA
- a CDS encoding winged helix-turn-helix transcriptional regulator produces the protein MRKTEQAVERCKTMSTLQKILGGKWKLEILYYIAFHDIRRFGALRRQLGEITESSLTKQLRELEADGFLVRHDFHEVPPRVEYTLTELGRSFMDVIAYMKTWGDENLPENK, from the coding sequence ATGAGAAAAACCGAGCAAGCGGTTGAACGCTGCAAGACCATGTCCACGCTGCAAAAAATTCTTGGCGGCAAGTGGAAGTTGGAGATTCTCTATTATATTGCCTTTCATGATATCCGGCGCTTCGGCGCGTTGCGGCGGCAGTTGGGGGAGATTACGGAATCCTCGCTGACGAAGCAGCTGCGGGAGTTGGAGGCGGATGGGTTCCTTGTCCGCCATGACTTCCATGAGGTACCGCCGCGTGTGGAATACACATTGACGGAGTTGGGCAGGAGCTTTATGGATGTGATAGCCTATATGAAAACATGGGGCGATGAGAATTTGCCAGAGAACAAATGA
- a CDS encoding radical SAM protein, which yields MHFTGRTWRPPYKSQSVILQATSGCTHNKCTFCSLYKDEKFRMSPMDEFEEDLAEVKSYQPNARRVFLTGANPFAMTYENLKLRALTVREYLIKCQSIAMFASIRDIKNKEVWQLKKLRAMGINGLSIGTESGDEATLALANKGYTADDILEQCRKLDEAGIEYYFVYMTGLAGKGNGRRNAVNSAKVFSQLNPYFISVDSLTLFPDTQLYQLAKQGKFTPADEKERIEELQTLIENLHIRTHLFANSVSNYFPFTARLPYEREKAIGELQDVLDGTEEDEMLGYRQGLRSL from the coding sequence GTGCATTTCACAGGAAGAACATGGCGGCCGCCGTATAAATCACAGTCTGTCATTTTGCAGGCAACCTCCGGCTGTACCCACAACAAATGCACCTTTTGCAGCCTCTACAAAGACGAGAAGTTTCGGATGTCCCCGATGGATGAGTTTGAGGAGGATTTAGCGGAGGTCAAGAGCTATCAGCCCAACGCCCGGCGGGTGTTTCTCACTGGCGCGAACCCCTTTGCTATGACCTATGAGAACCTCAAGCTGCGCGCCCTGACCGTTCGCGAGTATCTCATTAAGTGTCAGTCCATCGCCATGTTTGCAAGTATCCGGGACATCAAGAACAAGGAGGTCTGGCAACTCAAAAAGCTCCGGGCCATGGGTATCAATGGGCTGAGTATCGGCACGGAGAGCGGCGATGAGGCCACCCTTGCGCTGGCAAACAAAGGCTATACCGCCGATGATATTTTGGAGCAGTGCCGCAAGCTGGACGAGGCTGGCATCGAGTATTATTTTGTCTATATGACCGGGCTGGCTGGGAAAGGTAATGGGCGGCGCAACGCTGTCAATTCTGCAAAGGTGTTCAGTCAGCTTAACCCATATTTTATCTCGGTAGATTCATTGACGCTTTTTCCGGATACGCAGCTGTACCAGTTGGCAAAGCAGGGTAAGTTTACACCGGCAGATGAAAAAGAGCGCATCGAAGAACTGCAAACGCTGATTGAAAATTTGCACATTCGCACCCATCTCTTTGCAAACTCCGTGTCCAATTACTTTCCCTTTACGGCACGTCTGCCATATGAGAGAGAAAAGGCGATTGGCGAATTGCAAGATGTACTCGACGGTACGGAGGAAGATGAAATGCTGGGATACCGGCAGGGGCTTCGGTCGCTTTGA
- a CDS encoding DNA cytosine methyltransferase — MIIRFFDMFAGIGGFRSGLEAVGGFECVGHCEIDKYANQAWRVLACHSYYCQGTKAIAVYGAQGIAGFEESRTVRHGAALPNKGRQKQFAFSTEEDMTENTCRQGGTILSRWQVPPVMVAGVGNYPIEEWNTAERIGKLTR; from the coding sequence ATGATAATTCGATTTTTTGATATGTTCGCGGGGATCGGCGGTTTCCGCTCCGGCCTGGAGGCTGTAGGCGGCTTTGAGTGCGTCGGTCACTGCGAGATAGATAAGTATGCAAACCAGGCATGGCGAGTGCTGGCCTGCCATTCCTACTATTGCCAGGGAACTAAAGCTATCGCAGTCTACGGTGCGCAGGGCATTGCAGGATTTGAGGAAAGCAGAACTGTTAGACACGGAGCAGCGTTACCGAACAAAGGGCGGCAAAAGCAGTTTGCTTTTTCGACTGAAGAAGATATGACAGAAAACACCTGCCGCCAAGGGGGTACTATACTCTCTCGGTGGCAGGTACCTCCTGTCATGGTGGCGGGTGTAGGAAACTATCCAATTGAAGAATGGAATACAGCAGAAAGAATAGGAAAGCTCACAAGATGA
- a CDS encoding DUF4314 domain-containing protein — MNEWDRLHRMAEYYKAEYPIGTRIMLKVKQSLTFEYLGEDMHRVDDNTRGTVLTVDDTGTLHCKFDNGRSLGLIPSEDSFHKLTEEELAEEQEPDMDEDEDEDFGMR, encoded by the coding sequence ATGAACGAATGGGATAGACTGCACAGGATGGCAGAGTATTACAAGGCCGAATACCCCATCGGTACCAGGATCATGCTGAAAGTTAAACAAAGTTTAACTTTTGAGTATCTGGGAGAGGATATGCACCGGGTCGATGACAACACCCGCGGTACAGTGCTTACCGTGGATGACACCGGCACTCTGCACTGCAAGTTTGACAATGGCCGGTCGCTGGGGCTTATCCCCAGCGAGGATTCTTTCCACAAGCTGACGGAGGAAGAACTGGCAGAGGAACAGGAGCCGGACATGGATGAGGACGAAGATGAAGATTTCGGCATGAGATGA
- a CDS encoding response regulator transcription factor: protein MATILIVEDDIDTNEAICEYLQEAGHTTIPALDGDEAITLFAAQKIDLVVLDIMLPTVTGLVVLNSIRKASQVPVLMLTALEDEYTQVTSFDSQVDDYMTKPFSMVILGKRIAALLRRSSPQAPVNVWTHGDLTVNFSGYSAHDSTGELEVTAKEIDLLKLLVEHQGLVLSRSQILDNLWGDNAEVLDRLVDTYIKNLRKKLHLDCIKTVKGIGYKLEVDP, encoded by the coding sequence ATGGCAACCATACTGATCGTCGAGGACGATATCGACACCAACGAAGCCATCTGCGAATACCTGCAAGAGGCCGGTCATACCACAATTCCCGCCCTTGACGGGGACGAAGCCATCACCTTATTTGCCGCGCAGAAAATAGACCTTGTTGTGCTGGACATCATGCTCCCCACCGTTACCGGACTGGTGGTGCTGAACTCCATCCGCAAAGCGAGCCAAGTCCCGGTGCTCATGCTGACAGCCCTGGAGGACGAATATACACAAGTTACCAGCTTTGACAGCCAAGTGGACGATTACATGACAAAGCCTTTTTCCATGGTGATTTTGGGGAAACGCATTGCCGCTCTGTTACGCCGGAGCAGTCCACAAGCGCCAGTAAACGTATGGACGCACGGCGACCTGACCGTCAATTTCTCCGGCTACTCTGCTCATGATTCTACCGGCGAACTGGAGGTCACCGCAAAAGAAATCGACCTGCTCAAGCTATTGGTGGAGCATCAAGGGCTTGTGCTGTCGCGCTCGCAAATCCTGGACAATCTGTGGGGAGATAACGCAGAAGTCCTGGACAGGCTTGTGGACACTTATATCAAAAATTTGCGGAAGAAACTGCACCTGGATTGCATCAAAACAGTCAAGGGAATCGGGTACAAGCTGGAGGTCGACCCATGA
- a CDS encoding sensor histidine kinase: protein MKKLKIFPKTFLYTLGLMLIIVLLSHALIYFLMPRAYNYQQEKTLEADANALADKIISATPDERVTCVTDFAAKWNSNVTITYDDFSFTVDLLKAEPGAPPNSNGKSDFTIIADTTEDGLKITLANNPYGGADFFRVEQVFAGGTGSLTATVSRQHIEDAVGAVLMILPFTAVLCVVISVAFALAYSKMFTRPIKQISATTEQMQSLKPDVRCKTDTQDEIGMLAENVNNLYQSLLAAFAQQIKFLRAASHELKTPVTAVSAMLENMILNVGKYKDRDTYLAKCKDLTDRLALMIKEILDASKAEFAGNQECTDFPIAEAIRAVIEPYQIIAKAKGLTMNVNLDETDTVHLPRGMIEKVISNILANAVSYTKPNGIIIVSCSGQKLVVENECTPIPPEHLAHIFEPFYRPDYGRNRATGGNGLGLYLVATILKSLDIPFTFSPSENMTGMSFEINF from the coding sequence ATGAAAAAGCTAAAGATTTTCCCGAAAACATTCCTCTATACGCTGGGGCTCATGCTGATTATTGTGCTGCTGTCCCACGCGCTGATATACTTTCTCATGCCGCGCGCCTATAACTACCAGCAGGAAAAGACGTTGGAGGCAGACGCAAATGCGCTGGCTGATAAAATCATATCTGCTACGCCAGACGAGAGGGTAACCTGTGTCACAGATTTCGCCGCAAAATGGAACTCCAATGTCACCATTACCTATGACGATTTTTCATTTACTGTGGATTTGCTGAAAGCAGAACCCGGTGCTCCTCCAAATTCAAATGGTAAATCTGACTTTACCATTATAGCCGACACTACGGAAGATGGGCTAAAAATTACTCTTGCTAACAACCCCTACGGTGGGGCAGACTTCTTTAGGGTTGAACAGGTTTTTGCAGGTGGAACCGGGAGCCTTACCGCCACCGTTTCCCGCCAGCATATTGAAGATGCCGTTGGCGCAGTGCTGATGATACTGCCGTTTACTGCTGTCCTCTGTGTTGTGATTTCTGTCGCGTTCGCTCTGGCTTACTCAAAAATGTTCACTAGACCAATCAAGCAAATCAGCGCTACAACAGAGCAAATGCAGAGCCTAAAACCAGACGTGCGCTGTAAAACAGATACTCAGGACGAAATTGGTATGCTGGCTGAAAACGTCAACAATCTGTATCAGAGTTTGTTAGCCGCCTTCGCCCAACAGATCAAATTCCTCCGGGCCGCGTCCCATGAGCTGAAAACGCCGGTTACCGCCGTCAGCGCCATGTTGGAAAATATGATTCTTAATGTGGGCAAGTACAAGGATAGGGATACCTATCTCGCTAAATGCAAGGATTTGACTGACCGTCTGGCGCTGATGATAAAGGAGATTCTCGACGCTTCCAAAGCTGAATTTGCCGGGAACCAGGAATGCACAGATTTTCCCATAGCAGAGGCGATTAGGGCAGTGATTGAACCGTATCAAATCATTGCAAAAGCCAAAGGGCTTACCATGAATGTGAATCTGGATGAAACTGATACCGTGCACTTGCCGCGGGGAATGATTGAAAAAGTCATCTCCAATATTCTGGCCAATGCGGTGTCCTATACAAAGCCTAATGGTATCATCATCGTATCTTGCAGTGGGCAAAAACTTGTGGTAGAAAATGAATGTACGCCCATCCCGCCGGAACATCTTGCCCACATTTTTGAGCCGTTCTACCGCCCTGATTATGGCCGCAACCGTGCAACCGGCGGGAACGGTTTAGGACTATATCTCGTCGCAACAATATTGAAATCGCTAGACATTCCATTCACATTTTCCCCATCTGAAAACATGACCGGAATGTCATTTGAAATCAACTTCTGA
- a CDS encoding radical SAM protein: MKFTGTIWRPPYEASSMLLEVTAGCTHHKCKFCTLYNDLPFKFRMSPMEDIECDLQEVADTLKQWHGFRFDRAFLTGANPFVLKTERLLAITELIRKYVPTVQTIGCFARIADVTLKSDSDLNALAQAGFDGLTIGIETGDDEALRFMTKGYAAVDIVEQCTRLDKAGIHYNFFYLVGISGMGRGEISAKATAAVCNQLHPQLIGANMLTIYPDSELYQEIQRGNWQEESEVEKYHEIRTLIESLDITTEFAALGASNAFQLHGTLPQDKAALVAAIDQIIDRVGEEKLRDYRKNLRHL; encoded by the coding sequence ATGAAATTTACCGGCACTATTTGGCGTCCACCCTATGAAGCGTCCTCGATGCTGTTGGAAGTCACGGCAGGCTGTACCCATCACAAGTGCAAATTCTGTACGCTATACAACGACCTGCCGTTCAAGTTTAGAATGTCACCAATGGAGGATATCGAGTGCGATTTACAGGAGGTTGCCGACACGCTGAAACAGTGGCACGGCTTTCGGTTTGACCGGGCCTTCCTCACCGGAGCGAACCCATTTGTGCTGAAAACCGAGCGTCTGCTGGCAATCACAGAACTTATCCGCAAATATGTACCCACGGTGCAGACCATAGGCTGTTTTGCGCGGATTGCCGATGTAACCTTAAAGTCTGACAGCGACCTGAACGCGCTGGCACAGGCGGGATTTGACGGCCTGACCATCGGTATCGAAACCGGCGATGACGAGGCTCTGCGCTTTATGACCAAGGGCTACGCTGCTGTCGACATTGTGGAACAGTGCACCCGGCTGGATAAAGCTGGTATTCACTACAATTTCTTCTATCTGGTGGGCATTTCCGGTATGGGACGGGGCGAGATCAGCGCGAAAGCTACCGCCGCTGTGTGCAATCAGCTGCACCCACAACTCATCGGTGCCAATATGCTTACCATCTATCCAGACTCTGAACTCTATCAGGAGATCCAGCGGGGCAACTGGCAGGAGGAAAGCGAAGTGGAGAAGTACCATGAAATCCGCACGTTGATTGAAAGTTTGGATATTACAACAGAATTTGCCGCGCTGGGAGCCTCCAATGCGTTTCAACTTCACGGCACTTTGCCCCAAGATAAAGCCGCTTTGGTAGCGGCAATCGACCAAATTATTGATAGAGTAGGCGAAGAAAAGCTGCGGGATTACCGCAAAAATCTTCGACATCTGTAA
- a CDS encoding dihydrofolate reductase family protein, whose translation MDTMTRPYTICYLNVSAECHIDGDFGRLPEAAPATEIFRQRWLDMYADATIYGAVTMALFTAGRVVELPKAKHTYSCEDYAAPCETCRYYVCISPDGGIAYDSPTIEVRSRGVHGIIHVLTEDISDDYLEYLREQGISYIFCGKEKLDPVLMMEKLYSKFGIKKAIISGGAYADWTLLPHGLIDEIKTMLVPVVDGDPHSNTLFKRFEGDESQPVALSLADVERVEGDGLMITYKPKNVREN comes from the coding sequence ATGGATACCATGACAAGGCCCTACACCATCTGCTATCTGAATGTCAGCGCCGAATGCCACATCGACGGCGATTTTGGGCGACTGCCGGAAGCTGCCCCAGCTACGGAAATTTTCCGGCAGCGTTGGTTGGATATGTACGCGGACGCCACCATCTACGGCGCGGTAACGATGGCGCTGTTCACAGCCGGTCGGGTAGTCGAGCTGCCTAAAGCAAAGCATACTTATTCCTGCGAGGACTATGCCGCCCCCTGTGAAACATGCCGCTACTATGTCTGCATCAGCCCGGACGGCGGCATTGCCTACGACAGCCCTACTATCGAAGTGCGGAGTCGGGGCGTGCATGGCATTATCCATGTGCTTACCGAGGACATCTCCGATGATTACCTGGAGTACCTGCGGGAGCAAGGCATCTCCTACATTTTCTGCGGGAAGGAAAAGCTCGACCCGGTGCTGATGATGGAAAAACTCTACAGCAAATTTGGTATCAAAAAAGCCATTATTTCGGGCGGCGCTTATGCCGATTGGACGCTTTTGCCCCACGGCTTGATTGACGAAATCAAGACTATGCTGGTGCCCGTTGTGGACGGTGATCCCCACTCCAACACTCTGTTCAAGAGGTTCGAGGGTGATGAATCCCAGCCTGTGGCACTGTCCCTGGCGGATGTGGAGAGAGTGGAGGGCGACGGCCTGATGATCACCTACAAGCCCAAAAACGTGCGTGAAAACTGA